From Permianibacter aggregans, a single genomic window includes:
- a CDS encoding substrate-binding periplasmic protein: protein MTSVRLGWVGLLFGLTAAAAETSPPLVLLFYDRPPYLQRDHEGKIVGLTASVATQVLQSAGIAFEWRELSTNRQLMALEKNTEPACAVGWFRLPEREVWAKYSKPLYRDRPTEAYLRRGLTVEAPVRLAHLLSQNGLRVVIKDRFTYGAYIDRLLQTAPITRVVLTSDTVDMLRHVQMGHADLVFATAEEADWFERERPHVVTGLQRVQLADAEPGEYRHLMCSRKVSDTTIEKIDAAIDAQVAVP, encoded by the coding sequence ATGACATCTGTGCGGCTGGGTTGGGTCGGCCTGTTGTTTGGTTTGACAGCCGCAGCAGCGGAGACGAGCCCTCCGCTTGTCTTATTGTTCTATGACCGGCCGCCCTATCTGCAACGCGACCACGAAGGCAAGATAGTGGGCTTGACGGCCTCCGTCGCCACTCAAGTGTTGCAAAGCGCCGGCATCGCTTTCGAATGGCGTGAACTGTCCACCAACCGGCAGTTGATGGCGTTGGAGAAAAACACCGAACCCGCATGCGCTGTAGGATGGTTTCGTTTGCCAGAGCGCGAAGTGTGGGCGAAGTACAGCAAGCCACTGTATCGCGACCGTCCTACCGAGGCTTATCTTCGCCGCGGGCTTACCGTTGAGGCACCAGTACGATTGGCGCATTTGCTAAGTCAAAACGGATTGCGTGTGGTGATCAAAGACCGCTTTACTTACGGTGCCTACATCGATCGGCTTTTGCAAACCGCTCCCATTACTCGCGTTGTTCTCACCAGTGATACCGTCGATATGTTGCGTCATGTCCAAATGGGCCATGCCGATCTGGTGTTCGCCACGGCCGAAGAAGCGGATTGGTTTGAGCGTGAACGCCCACATGTGGTGACCGGTTTGCAGCGCGTGCAACTGGCCGATGCGGAACCCGGTGAGTACCGCCACCTGATGTGTAGCAGAAAGGTATCCGATACAACGATAGAAAAAATCGATGCCGCCATCGATGCTCAGGTTGCAGTTCCTTAA
- a CDS encoding helix-turn-helix domain-containing protein translates to MSTLLLLGVIQGGITGVGLLLYAGRKNGTHWLALGVLALSLTLLRLWTHIVGLEAEPLLRRLPLSVDLAIMPLFYLYALSLTAAPTALIRRAFAWLLPWALFMAYSVSVYLASIGQQSVELMDAVAGRWHYALIKQIEDQLTVGLNLLLAALIWLRVSRYHNRIANWVPERFAALLRFLKIIMALALMTAAVNLISFIAHDMLSLDDRSYVSQATNVFYVALVYLAGIIGFRLKDLPQFAPVPAEPSRPELAESEVNASFQQLQALMQSEQLFTEPDLNLNDIAERLGLTALEASKMIKDGSGKNFRGYVNDFRIEAVKQKLNDADYAKVSILAIAMESGFNSESSFYRVFKAATGLSPTAFRERAEHSSD, encoded by the coding sequence ATGAGTACCTTGCTTTTGCTGGGCGTGATCCAGGGCGGCATAACCGGTGTTGGTCTGCTGCTCTACGCGGGCCGCAAGAATGGCACGCATTGGCTGGCGCTAGGTGTGTTGGCGTTGTCGCTGACATTGCTGCGGCTGTGGACGCACATTGTCGGTCTGGAGGCTGAGCCCTTGCTGCGGCGCCTGCCGTTGAGTGTCGACTTGGCGATTATGCCGCTGTTCTATTTGTACGCCCTTTCACTCACGGCGGCACCGACGGCATTGATTCGACGTGCTTTTGCCTGGCTTTTGCCATGGGCGCTGTTCATGGCGTATTCGGTTTCGGTTTACCTCGCGAGCATCGGGCAGCAGAGTGTCGAACTGATGGATGCCGTGGCGGGGCGCTGGCATTACGCGCTGATCAAACAGATTGAGGATCAGCTGACAGTCGGTTTGAACCTGTTGCTGGCGGCGTTGATCTGGCTACGAGTTAGTCGGTATCACAACCGTATTGCGAACTGGGTGCCGGAGCGATTCGCCGCGCTATTGCGATTCTTGAAGATCATCATGGCGCTGGCACTGATGACGGCGGCCGTGAATCTGATCAGTTTTATCGCTCATGACATGCTGAGCCTGGACGATCGCAGCTATGTCAGTCAGGCAACAAACGTTTTCTATGTCGCGCTGGTTTACCTTGCTGGGATCATCGGTTTTCGGCTGAAGGATTTGCCGCAGTTTGCGCCAGTGCCAGCCGAGCCAAGCAGACCTGAGTTAGCCGAGTCGGAGGTAAACGCCAGTTTTCAGCAGCTACAGGCATTGATGCAGAGCGAACAGCTGTTCACCGAACCCGATCTCAACCTGAACGACATCGCCGAGCGCCTGGGTTTAACGGCGTTGGAAGCATCCAAAATGATCAAGGACGGTTCGGGCAAAAACTTCCGAGGCTACGTCAACGATTTCCGCATCGAGGCGGTAAAGCAGAAGCTGAACGACGCCGATTACGCCAAGGTATCGATTCTGGCGATTGCAATGGAAAGTGGCTTTAATTCGGAGTCGAGCTTTTATCGAGTGTTCAAGGCGGCCACCGGTCTGTCGCCAACGGCTTTCCGCGAGCGCGCTGAGCATAGTTCTGATTGA
- a CDS encoding serine hydrolase domain-containing protein translates to MRGYDPPNDLISVYLGQPVLSGKRTPTFSESIHFSNERSFRGFCLSMSIPVSMKAQTVKTQFSHSILNRMTICSAWSLGLMLGCATSVAPPGIEELPRSPYWNAPEVLELTRHAEEHRSDALIIVQDEQLIYRAGQTVEKINTHSVRKSIMAVLYGIAIEKGLLNLGDTLEGLGYDDLETPLTSIEKQATIRDLLTSRSGIYIDASGQNWQRPQRHSSKPGESFFYNNWGFNALGEILERKAGMPLGEIIVEWLAKPLGMQHFTGNDVDWDNIDGSSVKQYVIYMSADDLTRVALLVANDGVYQGKRLVSANWIREMTTAHSSAETDAKKLFGGGFFDGYGYLWWTRYQHGRRLICADGWGGQYIIIDPETRLVLINRRNTGTHLLAQGWFLWRGEETDRPYIYQLFENINQLLRAKEASSASVP, encoded by the coding sequence TTGCGCGGGTATGATCCGCCGAATGACTTAATCAGCGTCTACCTTGGACAGCCAGTCCTTAGCGGAAAACGCACTCCCACTTTTTCTGAGAGCATCCATTTTTCGAATGAGAGGAGCTTCCGCGGGTTTTGCTTGAGCATGAGCATTCCTGTTTCGATGAAGGCTCAAACCGTGAAAACCCAGTTCTCCCACTCAATTCTTAACCGTATGACAATCTGCTCGGCATGGTCGTTGGGGCTTATGTTGGGCTGTGCGACAAGCGTAGCACCGCCTGGCATCGAAGAACTGCCAAGATCGCCATACTGGAATGCTCCCGAAGTGCTTGAGTTAACCAGGCATGCCGAGGAGCATCGGTCTGATGCGTTGATTATTGTTCAAGACGAGCAACTGATTTATCGAGCCGGACAAACCGTCGAGAAGATCAATACCCATTCCGTTCGCAAGAGCATCATGGCAGTGCTTTACGGCATTGCTATTGAAAAAGGACTGCTGAATCTGGGCGATACCCTCGAAGGGCTGGGTTATGACGACTTGGAAACCCCGCTGACATCCATCGAGAAACAAGCGACGATCAGAGATTTACTGACGTCCCGCTCGGGCATTTACATCGATGCCTCCGGCCAGAACTGGCAGCGGCCACAGCGCCATTCGTCCAAACCGGGTGAATCATTTTTCTACAATAATTGGGGCTTCAATGCCTTGGGTGAAATTCTCGAGCGCAAGGCGGGTATGCCACTTGGCGAAATCATCGTGGAGTGGTTGGCCAAACCGCTTGGCATGCAACACTTTACCGGCAACGATGTCGATTGGGACAACATTGACGGCTCCAGCGTTAAGCAGTACGTCATTTACATGAGTGCCGACGACCTGACTCGTGTGGCGCTGCTGGTGGCGAACGATGGGGTTTATCAAGGCAAACGACTGGTGTCGGCGAACTGGATTCGGGAAATGACCACCGCGCATTCATCGGCCGAAACCGATGCGAAGAAACTTTTTGGCGGCGGGTTTTTCGACGGCTATGGCTATCTGTGGTGGACCCGTTATCAACATGGTCGTCGCCTGATTTGCGCAGATGGCTGGGGTGGTCAATACATCATCATCGACCCGGAAACTCGTCTCGTACTGATTAACCGTCGCAACACCGGCACGCATCTGCTGGCGCAAGGATGGTTTCTTTGGCGTGGAGAAGAGACAGACCGGCCATATATCTATCAGCTATTCGAAAACATCAATCAGCTTCTGCGCGCGAAAGAGGCGAGCTCCGCAAGCGTGCCGTAG
- a CDS encoding cytochrome b/b6 domain-containing protein, translating to MIYIRLFQKTNKGLKRSFPLSKIEANSLQSTNASHLAVLDVRAPSSLIGQMTDGETWLLGHLPIESPRPNSYAQTTNHRGLFAMSTRVYDLPTRIFHGLFAISFLTAFAVANIWDDESLVFSYHMIAGLMMCFVLCWRIAWGFFGSRHARFSDFSLRPKELLAYVKGLFSDRSRTWPGHNPASSWAAMTMMILAGGLGITGYLMASGNGGESLGDVHEFLADLFIVVVLLHAAGVVLHMARHKDALAKSMFTGKKQQISADTAPVASHASVGVILFLLTIGFGGYLWQNFNTDTRVLTLFDTPLQLGEIESNYDETDDDEHHQDFD from the coding sequence GTGATTTATATCCGCCTTTTTCAAAAGACGAACAAGGGACTAAAACGTTCGTTCCCATTGTCGAAGATAGAGGCAAACTCACTGCAGTCAACCAATGCCAGCCATCTTGCGGTCCTTGATGTGCGGGCACCGTCGTCACTCATAGGGCAAATGACCGACGGCGAAACTTGGCTTTTAGGTCATTTGCCCATCGAATCTCCTCGACCGAATTCATACGCTCAAACAACTAACCACAGGGGGTTGTTTGCTATGAGTACGCGTGTATATGACTTACCGACTCGTATATTTCACGGGTTGTTTGCCATCAGCTTTTTGACGGCTTTTGCGGTCGCCAATATCTGGGACGATGAATCGCTGGTGTTCTCTTATCACATGATCGCAGGACTGATGATGTGCTTCGTTTTGTGCTGGCGCATTGCCTGGGGATTTTTCGGCAGCCGGCACGCCCGGTTTTCCGATTTTTCACTTCGTCCCAAGGAGCTACTTGCTTATGTGAAAGGGCTTTTTTCTGATCGCAGTCGAACCTGGCCGGGTCACAATCCGGCGTCGAGCTGGGCGGCGATGACCATGATGATACTGGCAGGTGGTTTGGGGATAACCGGCTACCTGATGGCATCAGGCAACGGTGGCGAGAGCCTGGGAGACGTGCATGAGTTTCTGGCCGATCTATTTATCGTGGTCGTGCTATTGCATGCCGCTGGTGTGGTCCTGCACATGGCGAGACATAAAGACGCGTTGGCCAAAAGCATGTTCACCGGTAAAAAACAACAAATCTCTGCAGACACGGCGCCTGTCGCATCGCACGCCAGCGTTGGCGTTATACTCTTTCTATTGACCATCGGTTTTGGCGGCTATTTGTGGCAAAACTTCAACACGGATACCCGCGTGCTGACGCTTTTTGACACGCCGCTTCAGCTCGGAGAAATTGAGAGTAATTATGATGAAACCGATGATGATGAACATCACCAGGATTTCGATTAA